TTTGTTGCGCCTACAGCTCTAAGCTCCGCACTCGCGCCTCGGACGTCCTCCTGGTGAATCTGTCGCTGGGCCACCTGCTGCTGGCCGCGCTGGACATGCCCTTCACGCTGCTTGGTGTGATGCGCGGGCGGCCACCGTCGGCGCCCGGCGCGTGCCAAGCCATCGGCTTCCTGGACACCTTCCTGGCGTCCAACACGGCGCTGAGCGTGGCGGCGCTGAGCGCAGACCAGTGGCTGGCCGTTGGCTTCCCGCTGCGCTACGCTGGACGCCTGCGACCGCGCGATGCCGGCCTGCTGCTGGGCTGTGCCTGGGGACAGTCGCTGGTCTTCTCGGTCGCTGCACTTGGCTGCTCGTGGCTCGGCTACAGCAGCGCCTTTGCGTCCTGCTCGCTGCGCCTGCCACCCGAGCCTGAGCGCCCGCGCTTCGCAGCCTTCACCGCCACACTCCATGCCATGGGCTTCGCGCTGCCGCTGGCGGTGCTCTGCCTCACCTCGCTCCGGGTGCACCGGGTGGCACGCAGCCACTGCCAGCGCATGGACATCGTTACCATGAAGGCGCTCATGCTGCTTGCCGACCTGCACCCCAGGTACTGGCCCAGTGCATGCCGACTGGCTCAGGCCAGGGACTCAGGTGCTCCCTGGGCAGTTGGCTCGAGTAGCCTGTGGGCATCATCACCTTTACTCCGCCCAGAGTTCACCAGCCATAGCACTGCCCCTGCATGCTGCTCGCGGGGGGTTCCAGTTGGTTCATTGGTGCAGACACCGCCggggcctctgcttcctgggataTGTGCTCACAGCACAGAGGGAACTTTGCGCAGAGCGGTGGGGTATGCGTCTCCGGGAGGGGTTCCGCGGGCTCTGCTGTGGACGGCCAGACACACCCCTTCTAGGGAGTAGCTGTGGGTCTGAGGCATCTGCTTGTTTCTGCCTGCTGCTGACCCAGTGCCCTTACATGGCCTTGGGCTTCATGTCTTGAGCAGGGTCCATCCCCCATGCTTTCTGCTCACTAGTTGGCAGGATTTGTCTCCTGAATCTCTAGCTAGTGTTGCCATTGTTCCAAATTACCTCCCGTAGGGTGTTCCCCTTTTGCCCTCGGCCCCCCACAGAACCCCCAAGAGGCTCTCCTGCTACTGGGGTGGGCAGACCAGGTGACTTCTCCCTCCCTGAGGGCCCCAGCCTTGCCCTCCATCAGCAGGCCTACCTCAGTTCCCTCTGTGTGGAGAAGGATGAGCctgagggaaaggaggaggagctggCCCTTCTTTCCAGGCTTCCTTTATTTCACCTACAAAAAAGCAAGCCTACCtcttttcattgttctttctctctcccccatccCTCTGTCCTCTTGAGGTTCCAGGCTAAACATCCTGAAACCCTCCTGTCTGCCCTCACTTCGACCCCTGGGCTCTGGGCctgggctctgtccccaccctgcCATCATCCCGACCACTGTCCTTTGTCCCCACAGTGTGCGGCAGCGCTGCCTCATCCAGCAGAAGCGGCGCCGCCACCGGGCCACCAGGAAGATTGGCATCTCTATTGCGAGCTTCCTCATCTGCTTTGCCCCGTATGTCGTGACCAGGTGGGTCCCAAGTCCGGCTCCTGTCGTGGGAACAGCTGGGAGGGCTTGGCCTCAGTTGAGTAGGACTCTGAGGTCTCCCAGCCGGGTATTGGGAGGGTGGCCATCACCACAGGACCCTCCTCCACACCTGACAGGCTGGGGGCTGTGCTGGCAGCTCCTGGGAAAGACCCTTGGAGAGAGATGGCACTGGCCCCCATCCTGTCCTATAAATGAGGAGACTCTCCTTGTCCAGGCACAGGCAGATATGGGGTCTGTGAATCAGCACCTGGCTCTTTAAACCGAGGAAGCTTTCAAAATCAGGCGACCTGGGACTAACCCAGACCTTACACTCCGCATCTCCTGGGTGTGGAGTCGGGAATCTGGGTGGAAGCTCCGGCTGGAGCCTCAGGGCGATAACGCTGCCAGGTGAATGTTCTCTTTGCTCCTCTCTTTCCTGGAGACCTTGGCCTGAGTGCTTGTCAGGTCAGAATTACCTGGAGTCACAGGTAATTTGGGAAAGATTGTGGGTAAAAGTTCTGCTGGTACCATTGTCCCAGTGCTGTGCTGAGGGGCAGGGGAgtctgcagtctctgcctccagggttcctGGGTCACCCACTTGGCCACTTGGTCACTACCTTAGCTCCACTCAAGGAAATGTGTGCACCCTGCCTTGCTGGAAGGCAACACGGTTAGAGGGAGGCACGTTGTTCATTAGAGAGAGTGACTGCTTGCTATCATGTTTTGCCTTTCTTGGAAGCTCCATGGAATTTTTGGCCAGGCCTCTGTAGTACTCAGGCTGGCTGGGAGGTCTCCACCCTACGTGTTGAGCCACCACAGGAGGCTGCCCTAAAGGAAGAAGCTCCCGGGAGGGGTCCATGGCCCTCATCCTCAAGGGGCCCAGGTCCCCACCCCAGGGGAGGGAGCCAGCAGGGAGTATGGTACCAGGATTCTGGCTCTGTTTGTGTAGGGTCCTCCCGGGGTTGTTATCTAATGCCCTACAAGGTCTACCGGTCTGTCCAGGATGCCCGCCTGTCTTTCCAGGTCACTGGGGTGCTTaggtatgttgtgtgtgtgtggggcaaCAATTGTGTCCCAGGAACCTGGGAGGTCCCAGAGTGCCCATGATGAGTGGCACCAGCTCTGTCCTGCCTACTAGGCTCCCTCTGAGCTCTTTGGAATCAGCACTTGGGACAGGAGCTCTTGGCCACCGATCCCATCTGGCTTAGGGACAGAGAGCCAGGTTTCTTGTGGATCACAGGCACCCTCCTTGCTCACATAAAACCTGGCAAAGGCCTCTGGTTCTTAGGAAACTTCATGGGCACAAGTGTGGATGGAGAAACTGTGGCGCCCTTCTCTTGGGAACTAGCTGTTTATCTGATTATcatgcttgtgtgtatgtgtgcccaTGTGCCTGCTTATGCATGCAGGTGTATGTTGGGAGGTTTCATGTGTGTActcatacatgcacatgtatgtacatacatgtagTAGGTGAGTGCTAACATTTCCAGAGCTCCAGCATTtcgttttgaaattttaaatgaatgaggAGTGAGACTGGCTCACTTGGCCATGATATTATGTTGATTAATGGGTGTAACCATTATTTTCCTGCATGGGTACAAGGTCCTGACCATGTGTGGAAGCATGCATAGCGATGAGCGTGCACGCAAGTGTTAAAAGGAAGAATCCCAAACAAAGTCATGAAGCCTGCCTTTGCAGCATTGTTTCCACAATGCTGTTACCAACTCTGGGATCTGGGCAGCTCAGGCTTTCTTCTCCGTGAAAAACGTGGGTACAATATAGCATTAATGAGGATACATATTTCTTCACGCACTCGCTaaacatttaatgagcacctactctgtgctggGCTTTGTGCCTGGTCCTGCAGTTACAAAATCAAATGGAACACAGGCTCCTCTTGGTTCTGATGGCGGAAGATGCAGGTCAGCAAGACCAGGCAGGTGTTTCAGTGGGGGAGGGGCCTTGGGGGATGGAGACTGGGAGCAGCACAGCTGGATCAGAGTTTGGACGGGTTTGCCTGACAGGCGCCTCTCACATCATAGGAATGTACCGAATCAGAACCTCACTCCGTTATTGCCCTGAGGCTCCAGCCGGAGCTTCCACCCAGTGTGTGGACGAGGTTCTAATGCAGTTGGCTTAACCCACAGGAAGTCAGAGATCCAGGAGCATGTTGTCCCTGCTGCCCCTTAGAAGGTAGTGCACTCGTTCCAATTGTTCTGCAATtgctaaaaatatttcagagctCTTCTCCTGGGAATTGTTTTCAGAACTGGGATGCATTGTTAGACTCTTCTGTGGACATCTTGAAGGTGAATTTAAATCTGGTTAGAAATAACTCAAAGTCACCTTGAGCCAGTTCATGTGGATAAAGTAGGTAAAGGAGATGCAGAATataggatttttcttttgtttcttggttGTCACTCTTGAGTTTTACTGACTTAATCCATGGTGCAGATGAAGTCCCTGGGGTGTGCAGCAGTGAGACCAGgagggtggggatacagagcctcCCTTGTGGAGTCTGTGGTCTACTGTGGGGGTGCGGGGAGGGCAGATGGATATGGTCACCAGGTGCTGAGCATCAGTGGACACGTGAGTGAGCCCCCTTCTCTGCAGGGTCGTGGCTGGCTGGAATGCTGGTGGTTGACACATGACTTCTGGTCCCAGTGTGACTCCAGACACAGCCTCAGCTGGGTATTTCTATGACTTCCATCTGCACCGTGGCTTCGCTAGGGGATAGACACTCTCCATGTGTGGCTTTCTTACTCACCTGCAGCTCAGTCCCCTAGTGACTGAAAGAAACGCCATGCTTCTCAGATCCTTCGATAGGACCCTCCTTCCCACTTGCCTGATGGTTGGCTGTGACCAGTCTCCAGTCCATGCCCGATGGTGGGCTTCGTGGACGTGGGGGTGACAGTGTACCTGATGTGCCTATGCTGGCCAGTGGCAAAGTCCTTTGCGGACTGTCACTTACTGTAACTGGactctcacctcagcctgggGTAGGTGATTAGGGCCATGACTGccttggatctgtgtccctgctctGATGTTTGGATTCTGGATGCCTCTTCTCTGGCCACACCCCTCAGCTCTCCCTGTCCTCACATTCTGGCCCTGCTTCTCAGCTTGAGGTGGCTGCCTGCCTGCTTGCCTGCCTCCTCATCCCCACCCCGCTGGACTGGGTGCCCTGGAGGGAGGGAGTCACTCTGATCCTTGCTGCACCCCAGCAGCTGCTGTGTTTGTGGGTAGTCAGCAGGTGATCTCCAAACTAATGAGTGACCCAGCCAAACTTGTAAATCACAGGGCTGCAGTCCTTCTGAGTGGGGGGTGGGACATCCTGGGACAGAAATTCACTGCCTGGGGGATCATCAGGCTGATGGGGAAAGCCCTGGCTTTTGGGGGCCCTGGTTCAAAGCCAGGACCTGGGAAGTGGAACGGCTGCCACTGGTCAGCACATGCACTTGTGACAGCTGTCAGAAGCCTCGTCCTGACTGTGGCTCCCGCCTCAGGCTGTGCTGCCGCTGGTCAGAAGCCTTGTCCTGACCCCGTGGCCCCTAGCCCAGGCTGTGCTGGGAGCGGAGGGGTCCATCCAAGTCCCCAGAGGCCCGGCCCCCTGCTGCTTTCCCCCACGCAGAGCCCAGTCCCTTCCACTCTGCGTTCTAGTCTGATTTCAGAAAAGCACTGGGCTCAGACTCAGAATGTGGGACTGAGCCTTTCCTCTGAGAGTTGTATGCCTGATGGTCCTAGAGACGCCCTCAAGCCTCTCTGAGTGATGCTTCGAGACGGTGGGTAGGGAAGCACCCTGCGTGGTGCGTGGTGCCCGAGGACATCCCGTGAGTGACTGCGATTCATGTGGGTGAGGTGGTCACGCTTGCTCAGGGTCTGTTCTGCAGCCCAGGTTGACACCTTACTCCAGCCTGGTTATTAGGGTTGTTCCGATTTGTTCTCAACATTGCCCAGGTTTGGGAGATGAATGCCAGAGGGGAGTCTGGTTGGGGGCTCCCAGTGCTCACATTTGGGGTGTCTCGGTCTGCAGCATGGTAGTGGTAATAGCTCCCTCGGTAGCTGGTTCTGTGTGCAGGCGTCCACGGCAGGTGTGCGCGCAGGTGGGTGGACTGAGCTGAGAGTGAGGATGGTGGGAAAAGGCCTGGGTGACGGTGACGGTGGCGGTGCTGCCAACTATTGAGTACCTGCTGTATGCAGGCTGATGTCGGCTTGCTCTGCAGTCCCAGGACCCGGCCTTGTAATCCCGTTTTAGGAAGAGGAGACCGAGGCTCAGGGTGCTGGCGCAGAGCCTCCTGGCTAGTGAGCGTCAGGGCTGCGGTGTGTACTTGTCCTGACTCTGTGGCCCCCACCTCAGGCTGTGCTGCCGCTGGTCAGAAGCCTTGCCCCGGAGCATGAGTGCGTGG
The window above is part of the Chlorocebus sabaeus isolate Y175 chromosome 27, mChlSab1.0.hap1, whole genome shotgun sequence genome. Proteins encoded here:
- the GPR78 gene encoding G-protein coupled receptor 78; translated protein: MGLGETLLAGLLVMVLAVALLSNALVLLCCAYSSKLRTRASDVLLVNLSLGHLLLAALDMPFTLLGVMRGRPPSAPGACQAIGFLDTFLASNTALSVAALSADQWLAVGFPLRYAGRLRPRDAGLLLGCAWGQSLVFSVAALGCSWLGYSSAFASCSLRLPPEPERPRFAAFTATLHAMGFALPLAVLCLTSLRVHRVARSHCQRMDIVTMKALMLLADLHPSVRQRCLIQQKRRRHRATRKIGISIASFLICFAPYVVTRLAELVPFVTVNAHWGILSKCLTYSKAAVDPFTYSLLRRSFRQVLARMARQLLKRTPRPASTHNSSLDLASMVHQVLKRTPHPASTHNSSLDTENDSCLQQTH